CTTTGCTATTTCACTGTCATGCCCCCTAGTGTTTTGGAGATAGTCTTCAAACTCTCTCGCCGTTGTTGCAATGTTGTCAAAATTGGCGGTGGTCAGCCTCACTGATGTCCACTTTTTACCACCACTTGCTATGGCCTGTTCATCGGTCAAGTTTGCAGCTCGCAGCTTCTGGTCCCGATCGTGATGCCCCAAAGAAATCGCCAGTTGGAACGCATTGCGAATTTGTCGGCCATTCCAGGTACTGCTTGTACTTTCGTGACACTTGTAATGTCTCTtggcaaaagaaagaagagcgCTTCTATCGAATTTGACTCTGATTCTTGCAGTTTGATTGTCCTTTTCAAGTCGGTTTAGAATACCCTCCCATATATGTAATGTCTCTTGCAATTTAATGTTTGGATATGCCAAGGACACATGAATACGGGATTTGAATGCTTCGTCAATAACACCGACTTTGTTTGTGGTCAGGAACAAGATTCCCGAATAGTACTCTAGCTGGCGGAGGAAAACTACTAAAGTTAGCAAAGCATGTATAAGCATCATTAGGAAATCATACCAGATACTAAAGCATTGTGGTTGGTGTCTCGCCAGTCCCTACGACTTAGGAAAACGTCTGCTTCGTCCAAAAGCAAGACACAGCCCCATCGTTGAGCCCTCTCTGTATGTTCCACCAGAGTCCTTTCCACAGCATCAGGGCTAGTGCCAAGGTCTCCGCATGTGATTGGATAGAGTGGTCGTCTACTATATGCTGCGAGTGTCTCAGCGGTGCTTGTCTTTCCAGATCCCGGTGGCCCATGTAAGAGAATGATCAGGCCACGCCCTTTGCCCCGAACGATATCGATTTGAGTTGAACCGTCCCCGACACCTGAGGGTCCGGTATCTGAATTCGATCCCACTACAAGGTTTCTGACGAGACCCAGCAAAAGGCTCCGATGGCTATCCAGAATCACCAGGTCCTCAAAGCTGCTGTCCCTTGCTTCATCACTCTTGTCAATATCTTGTATCTTGTCTACATCAACGCGttctatagtaaatatttatcAGTACTTGAGCTAGGAACAGACAGCTTCTAACTTACCATAGCGACGAGTGCGAAAGAAGTACGCAGGGACCCAATGAGGGAGTAGTAACAAACTTTTTACTGGTACTTGATCTGTTTCAAGCTTaacaacctcaagctcattcAGATGAGACATCATGAAATCGTCGAACGATTTGTCGTCCACCTCTTTGTCGTACAGATGGTATTGTGTATCATCAGAAACAGTTTCCTGAGTCTCAGAGGGATCTGACTCTAGGGGGCGTATATTACCTAACTCGGGTCTTGAAGGTGGGTGCCTAGTTCTGGACCGATAGTCGTAGGGAGTCCAACCTGGGGGCATGCGGTAGTAGTCTTTGAAGTCTACGAACATGTCGCCAAATATCTCCTCTGGGGATTCCTTGTTGTCACTGGGGCAAGTAGTACCACTGTAGCTCTTGTGTCCATATGAAGAGCAGTACCTCTTGCCCCTTTCCATGAGACGTCTCTCTATCTCGACTTTCATCTTGTGGAACCTGAGTGGAAAGATGGGGAGGTCGGTGATGTTTCGTTCTCCAGTATAATGCCTAATGTGTTTGCATGCATCACTGGGACCGAGATAGTAGCCATCATATTCCATTGTGTAGTAGTTGACGGTTAGTGAGTTCCAGGACCCTCGTGTCGAGTTGTAGGCGTACCCTTCAGTAGACTTGTCTTTGGCGTCACGAAAGGGATCGAAGCGCGTTGAATCTCGCTGCTTCCGCTGCTGCCCCCCAGTTACTGCATATACTCTGCCTAGTCGATCATAGCCTCtatctttgaagaagactACATCACCCgcagagaaaaggaaatataagtCCTCGAAAGCAATCTTTTCAAGATCACTAGTATTGGCCTTGGCAAAGACCTTGAGTTGTGGTGCCAATTCGCTATCGATAAATTCCTTGAGAAGTCTCAGATGGTCCATACGAGTTATCCATTCCTTGCGCTTCATCGATGCGTCGTCATTTATGTCGCTTGATTTATCATTTTTGCTCCCAGGTGGCTCGCCTTCCGAACTTGATCGTTTCTCTGGCCTTTTTGCGTCATCGGCTGACTTTGCTATGCTTGTAGCCAAAGTGGGCGTCCGTGCTTCCAGTGGTACCGGAAATGCTTTTTCACAGGGAGCGTCACACTTCTTACATTCTGATGGTATATTGTTCTGGAGAAACAAGAGCCTTTCGCATATGCCATCGTAGTATTTAATGAACAGCTACAATGAGGCaattagtaattaaaaacACTCATGTTTAATTGTATGCTTACTTTGTAGGGAGGCGCGAATCtagtcaaggtcaagagggGTCAGCTTGTCATAAAATTCAAGAAGTGGGAGATCATATCCTACAGTACAGATGCTTGCGTTTCGAGGTCAATGCCCGCAATATCCTCTAGTTCGTGAATTAAAACATCAGAGGCCAGTTCTACCCTCTGAGGTCGCTCTTGACGGTCAGTATTACCCTTCCCCGCTCCCCTTACTTCGCTTGTAGTATTGATCATGACTGGGGAAATATAATGGGCGGCAATAACATGTTCAGGTTTAGGCTGTTCTTTTGACCAAGATGCCATACTACAGCGCTTCACGCTGCAAACCAGCTCGTCGTCTTGCTGGTCAGCCTTGACTACTGCAGGATTTCTATTAAACAAGAGTTAGGCCGAATGTACACACTTAGAATAAACACAACAATCTGGGCTTATACTCCTTCTGTGGCTTAGACTTAGTCTGATCtccgtcatcatcaatctgGCCAACTTTTTGATTGGTCTCCTTCACCAGACCCTTGATTAATTTGAGATGTTCGTCTAGATTCATGGTGACAGAATCCGATAGTAAGCTGTGTAGCTCTTtgacttcatcttccagtACGTGCACGGCTAATAGGACTTTTTTCCGTAGATCAGAATCAGACGCCGCAACCGgttcttctgtttctgcATTCTGTGCTTGAGAATCCTTAACTGACAGCGGCTTGCTAGCAGGGGCTGGCACCGTGACTTCACTTGGAGCACCAATTTGCGGGCTTGACTGGGGTACAGGGCTGAACGACGCGGGGTTATTTGGGCTCACGGGGCTTTCCATTGTCTCGTGGCGAACAAGATCAATGAGGAGTAAATTTGAATAACAAAATTTTGGCCTAACTACGGATAATCTTTCCAGGGCTTCAAGGTTATAAAGCCATCCGACATCTTACAAAAGCTGATAACAGTGTAGACTCCGAAGTTTGGAAGCGCCAGCCTGATTGCCAAGTCTCGTGGAATATCACCAGACTTCCAAGATGGTGTGCTGTTGCTGACCTAGAATAAGCATAGCCTTGCTGTCCATTGGTCAAAGGGTGATATTTCACATAACCGATGCTACAATGCATATGCAGCTGACGTTTGAAAAGCAAATATTTACATTTTGTTATGCAGCAGACTACAAAAGCCGCACCATTTCTGCACTTTGGCTTGTTGATTGGTAAGTAATGATACCACGTTAGGATTGAGGGGAATGTATTTAGCCTAACCTAACCATTAACGAGACCTGGTTAGGTAGTTAGGCACCCAACAATCGTCGGATAACCCATAAGTGTTGGACAGAGTCAAGCTTTCTAGCTCACCCTTCGACAATGACTTATTGGGCAACAATCAGAAACAGACCATGAGTGATTTCTTGCGAACTCGAATAGTCGAGGGATCCCAAACCCCTCGCCGACGCGCCTATGAGGTCCCAGAATATATGGTAAGGGAATTAGACGGACATATCCATCCAGAACTTATGGCCACACCAGGATCTGGCGTCGTCTACAGAGGAGGTCCTGGGTCTTGGCTGGCAGAGCACTCCACAGCCGAGGAGGTGTTAGTATTACCCCTAACAGACGTGAGAGGTTTGAACTGATGTAAATGTTTAAAGTAATTACGACGAAGTTTATGCAACTGCCGTTCAAGCACAGCAGGCAATGATCACGACAGCAAACAGGTTGTGTGTGAAGAAAAAGCTCCCAAATGTGAATTTTACAGTCGCCCACTCTTGGTCAGAGGTTGACCAATCGGTCTCGGACGCCTGCAAGGCTTTAGAGGCCCTCTCGTCAGAAGACAAGGCATTGAAACCGGGTTTTACAGGTAAGATGAAGCAAGCGTTTCGAAAGCTCTGCGACAATGCTGGTTCCGGTGGCACCATCGCAAATCTTGTGCCAACTGATTCTTACTGTTCTATTCTATGCGGTGGCCTCAAGATCGTCTTCAAGGCGCTAGAAGCAGCAGGTCACTATAGAGAGGAAATATGTAATGCATTGGAAGAAATTCCATTCATACTGAACGACAACACGGCTTTGGTTAAATTGAACAACATGGACGAGGAGCTACATAGACGTGTAGCAGCTATATACGCTGCTATTTACGCACTCCTGGAGGTAATCGTAGGATGGTTCCTGAAGCCATCGTTTAGTAAGTCACTGCTGCAGTAATCTACAAAATACTGACTTTGGGGTGGCCAGATACTGGGACTAGGATCCTTTTGAATCCTACTGGATTTTCTGGGAAACTCAAGGAACGAATGGACACCGTCAAGTTAGGGGTACAGCGTTTTACCGCTCACGTCAATTATTTATCCGCAGAAAGACAGAAAGCTTTGACACAGCAGAACCTTTCTATCATGTACCGTCTTGATCAGCAGTCAGAGCAAATGGAGAGAGGCTTTGAGCGTCTTGAAACCACGCGGATTATGGTCCTTGACAAAGTGGAGCAATTTCTTTACGAGACTTGGAGAGCCGAGTTCGAGCAAAGGCAATCATTGCCGCAGCATCAGCAAACACCTCGAATCGAGACACCCATCCTTTGTGTTGAAGATATACTGGATAAGTGGCGTTACGAACGAGATCTAGTACATCAGGATTGTGCGACTGTGTTGAGACTACAACACATAGCAGGGTATGATGTTGACCTAGAACTTGTGTCTACCATCAGATTCCATCCACGATTCCAATCATACCTAACGTTGGAT
This DNA window, taken from Fusarium fujikuroi IMI 58289 draft genome, chromosome FFUJ_chr11, encodes the following:
- a CDS encoding related to TOB3 (member of AAA-ATPase family), producing MESPVSPNNPASFSPVPQSSPQIGAPSEVTVPAPASKPLSVKDSQAQNAETEEPVAASDSDLRKKVLLAVHVLEDEVKELHSLLSDSVTMNLDEHLKLIKGLVKETNQKVGQIDDDGDQTKSKPQKENPAVVKADQQDDELVCSVKRCSMASWSKEQPKPEHVIAAHYISPVMINTTSEVRGAGKGNTDRQERPQRVELASDVLIHELEDIAGIDLETQASVLFAPPYKLFIKYYDGICERLLFLQNNIPSECKKCDAPCEKAFPVPLEARTPTLATSIAKSADDAKRPEKRSSSEGEPPGSKNDKSSDINDDASMKRKEWITRMDHLRLLKEFIDSELAPQLKVFAKANTSDLEKIAFEDLYFLFSAGDVVFFKDRGYDRLGRVYAVTGGQQRKQRDSTRFDPFRDAKDKSTEGYAYNSTRGSWNSLTVNYYTMEYDGYYLGPSDACKHIRHYTGERNITDLPIFPLRFHKMKVEIERRLMERGKRYCSSYGHKSYSGTTCPSDNKESPEEIFGDMFVDFKDYYRMPPGWTPYDYRSRTRHPPSRPELGNIRPLESDPSETQETVSDDTQYHLYDKEVDDKSFDDFMMSHLNELEVVKLETDQVPVKSLLLLPHWVPAYFFRTRRYERVDVDKIQDIDKSDEARDSSFEDLVILDSHRSLLLGLVRNLVVGSNSDTGPSGVGDGSTQIDIVRGKGRGLIILLHGPPGSGKTSTAETLAAYSRRPLYPITCGDLGTSPDAVERTLVEHTERAQRWGCVLLLDEADVFLSRRDWRDTNHNALVSVFLRQLEYYSGILFLTTNKVGVIDEAFKSRIHVSLAYPNIKLQETLHIWEGILNRLEKDNQTARIRVKFDRSALLSFAKRHYKCHESTSSTWNGRQIRNAFQLAISLGHHDRDQKLRAANLTDEQAIASGGKKWTSVRLTTANFDNIATTAREFEDYLQNTRGHDSEIAKNLSLRHDDDTEDTPTSSQFNRMQKGYKEQSRAYLSPRHSSHERGASRSSHGYTSGRPRLGGQHESTAESSRRIRNQEIADEQDRNDQDEEHEADIIDDISSDED